In Elaeis guineensis isolate ETL-2024a chromosome 1, EG11, whole genome shotgun sequence, a genomic segment contains:
- the LOC105032887 gene encoding chaperonin 60 subunit beta 4, chloroplastic isoform X2 translates to MASSSPSPVTIPQLPFSPKRPPPVPIFKEVHFNHDFSATKKLQAGVDLVAKLIGVTLGPKGRNVVLENKYGPPKIVNDGETVLKEVELEDPLENVGVKLVRQAGAKTNDLAGDGCTTSIVLARGLIAEGVKVLAVGINPVQIARGIEKTARALVSELKLMSREIDDHEIADVAAVSAGNDYSVGDMIAEALKRVGRKGVVRIENGKCTENSLQIVEGMQFDRGYLSPYFVTDCANMSVEFENSKILLVDKKITNAKEMFKLLDSAVKDKYPLLIIAEGIEEEALAPVIRNKLKGVLKVVAIKAPAFGERKSHCMDDIAILTGGTVVRDEMGLTLENAGKEVLGSAVKVVITKDSTLIVTNGSTQHAVEKRVTQLRNLVENTEEKFKKKILNERIARLCGGIAIIKVGAQTVVELKDKKLRIEDAVNATKSAIEEGVVVGGGCSLLRLSMKVDSIKESLDNEEQMDQGS, encoded by the exons ATGGCATCATCTTCTCCATCCCCCGTCACCATTCCCCAGCTACCCTTTTCACCCAAGAGACCTCCTCCAGTTCCCATCTTCAAAGAGGTCCACTTCAACCATGACTTCTCGGCCACCAAGAAACTCCAG GCTGGGGTGGACCTGGTGGCAAAATTGATTGGGGTGACCCTGGGCCCGAAGGGCAGGAATGTGGTGTTGGAGAACAAGTACGGACCCCCTAAGATTGTTAATGATGGGGAGACCGTCCTTAAGGAG GTTGAATTGGAGGACCCATTAGAGAATGTTGGTGTTAAATTGGTAAGACAAGCGGGTGCAAAGACAAATGATCTTGCTGGTGATGGTTGCACCACTTCTATTGTTCTTGCTCGAGGTTTGATCGCTGAAGGTGTGAAG GTACTCGCTGTGGGAATTAATCCTGTTCAAATTGCACGGGGAATTGAAAAGACTGCCCGGGCTCTTGTTTCTGAACTCAAATTGATGTCAAGGGAG ATTGATGACCATGAAATTGCTGATGTTGCAGCAGTTAGTGCTGGAAATGACTATAGTGTAGGGGATATGATTGCAGAAGCTCTTAAAAGAGTCGGAAGAAAAGGTGTAGTTAGAATTGAGAATGGAAAATGCACTGAGAACAGTCTGCAAATTGTAGAGGGGATGCAATTTGATCGTGGTTATTTGTCACCTTACTTTGTTACTGATTGTGCAAATATGTCAGTGGAGTTCGAAAATAGCAAG ATACTTTTGGTTGACAAAAAAATCACAAATGCAAAGGAGATGTTTAAATTATTGGATAGTGCAGTCAAAGATAAGTACCCACTCTTGATAATTGCAGAGGGAATTGAGGAGGAAGCTCTAGCTCCGGTAATTAGGAATAAACTCAAAGGTGTGCTGAAGGTGGTTGCTATTAAAGCTCCTGCCTTTGGAGAGCGCAAGAGTCACTGCATGGATGACATTGCTATCTTGACTGGAG GCACAGTAGTCAGAGATGAGATGGGACTGACTCTTGAAAATGCTGGAAAAGAGGTTTTAGGTTCTGCAGTGAAAGTAGTGATTACTAAGGATTCAACACTAATTGTTACTAATGGAAGCACCCAGCATGCAGTGGAAAAGAGGGTTACTCAATTAAGAAATCTTGTAGAG AACACTGaagaaaagttcaaaaagaaaatatTGAATGAGAGGATAGCAAGGCTATGTGGTGGAATTGCAATTATTAAG GTAGGTGCACAGACAGTAGTTGAGTTGAAAGATAAAAAGCTGAGAATTGAGGATGCTGTTAATGCAACTAAG TCAGCTATTGAGGAAGGTGTTGTAGTTGGTGGTGGATGTAGCCTATTGCGGCTGTCGATGAAGGTGGATAGCATCAAGGAATCTCTGGATAATGAAGAGCAGATG